A window of the Hordeum vulgare subsp. vulgare chromosome 5H, MorexV3_pseudomolecules_assembly, whole genome shotgun sequence genome harbors these coding sequences:
- the LOC123398640 gene encoding bZIP transcription factor TRAB1-like isoform X1 — translation MLKEGRWGGPEGVMDFRSSNGGSSSERRPAAEGASLTRQGSIYSLTFEEFQSTLGGGAGVGGGDLGKDFSSMNMDELLRSIWTAEESQAMAASASGAGADAPPMSLQGQGSLTLPRTLSAKTVDEVWRNLVRDDPLPVGAEGAEPQPHRQATLGEMTLEEFLVKAGVVREIPTAPAVPPPPMQPRPVPVAPKGATFYGNFPSANDVGTAALGFPPVAMGDLALGNGLMPRALGMGGAPLVVQTAVKPVDSGSKGSEDLSSPSEPMPYSFEGIVRGRRTGGGVEKVVERRQRRMIKNRESAARSRARKQAYTMELEAEVQKLKDLNEELVKKQTEILKMQKREQAPEMKDQFGRKKRQCLRRTLTGPW, via the exons ATGCTGAAGGAGGGCAGGTGGGGAGGGCCGGAGGGGGTCATGGACTTCAGGAGCAGCAACGGCGGGTCGTCCTCGGAGCGCAGGCCGGCTGCGGAGGGGGCGTCGCTGACGAGGCAGGGGTCCATCTACTCCCTGACGTTCGAGGAGTTCCAGAGCACGCTCGGCGGGGGCGCCGGCGTCGGAGGCGGCGACCTCGGCAAGGATTTCAGCTCCATGAACATGGACGAGCTGCTCCGGAGCATCTGGACCGCCGAGGAGAGCCAGGCCATGGCTGCCTCGGCCTCGGGCGCGGGCGCCGACGCGCCGCCGATGTCGCTGCAGGGCCAGGGCTCCCTCACGCTGCCCCGCACCCTCAGCGCCAAGACGGTCGACGAGGTGTGGCGCAACCTCGTGCGCGACGACCCGCTTCCGGTGGGGGCGGAGGGTGCCGAGCCGCAGCCCCATCGGCAGGCCACGCTCGGGGAGATGACCCTCGAGGAGTTCCTGGTCAAAGCCGGCGTGGTGCGAGAGATCCCCACCGCTCCTGCGGTGCCGCCCCCGCCCATGCAGCCGCGGCCGGTCCCTGTTGCCCCTAAAGGCGCTACCTTCTACGGGAATTTCCCGAGCGCCAACGACGTCGGTACGGCGGCGCTGGGGTTCCCGCCGGTCGCCATGGGGGATCTGGCCTTGGGCAATGGGCTCATGCCGAGGGCACTCGGTATGGGCGGCGCCCCCCTGGTTGTGCAAACTGCGGTCAAGCCGGTTGATTCCGGCAGCAAGGGGAGCGAGGATCTCTCATCGCCGTCCGAACCAATGCCGTACTCGTTCGAGGGGATTGTGAGGGGGAGGAGGACCGGCGGCGGCGTGGAGAAGGTGGTGGAGAGGAGGCAGAGGAGGATGATCAAGAACAGGGAGTCCGCCGCCAGGTCCCGCGCCCGCAAGCAG GCTTATACAATGGAGTTGGAGGCTGAGGTTCAGAAGCTCAAGGATCTGAACGAGGAACTGGTGAAGAAACAG ACCGAGATACTGAAAATGCAGAAAAGAGAG CAGGCCCCTGAAATGAAGGACCAGTTTGGACGGAAGAAGAGGCAGTGCTTGCGAAGAACGCTGACCGGGCCCTGGTga
- the LOC123398640 gene encoding bZIP transcription factor TRAB1-like isoform X2, whose translation MLKEGRWGGPEGVMDFRSSNGGSSSERRPAAEGASLTRQGSIYSLTFEEFQSTLGGGAGVGGGDLGKDFSSMNMDELLRSIWTAEESQAMAASASGAGADAPPMSLQGQGSLTLPRTLSAKTVDEVWRNLVRDDPLPVGAEGAEPQPHRQATLGEMTLEEFLVKAGVVREIPTAPAVPPPPMQPRPVPVAPKGATFYGNFPSANDVGTAALGFPPVAMGDLALGNGLMPRALGMGGAPLVVQTAVKPVDSGSKGSEDLSSPSEPMPYSFEGIVRGRRTGGGVEKVVERRQRRMIKNRESAARSRARKQAYTMELEAEVQKLKDLNEELVKKQTEILKMQKREAPEMKDQFGRKKRQCLRRTLTGPW comes from the exons ATGCTGAAGGAGGGCAGGTGGGGAGGGCCGGAGGGGGTCATGGACTTCAGGAGCAGCAACGGCGGGTCGTCCTCGGAGCGCAGGCCGGCTGCGGAGGGGGCGTCGCTGACGAGGCAGGGGTCCATCTACTCCCTGACGTTCGAGGAGTTCCAGAGCACGCTCGGCGGGGGCGCCGGCGTCGGAGGCGGCGACCTCGGCAAGGATTTCAGCTCCATGAACATGGACGAGCTGCTCCGGAGCATCTGGACCGCCGAGGAGAGCCAGGCCATGGCTGCCTCGGCCTCGGGCGCGGGCGCCGACGCGCCGCCGATGTCGCTGCAGGGCCAGGGCTCCCTCACGCTGCCCCGCACCCTCAGCGCCAAGACGGTCGACGAGGTGTGGCGCAACCTCGTGCGCGACGACCCGCTTCCGGTGGGGGCGGAGGGTGCCGAGCCGCAGCCCCATCGGCAGGCCACGCTCGGGGAGATGACCCTCGAGGAGTTCCTGGTCAAAGCCGGCGTGGTGCGAGAGATCCCCACCGCTCCTGCGGTGCCGCCCCCGCCCATGCAGCCGCGGCCGGTCCCTGTTGCCCCTAAAGGCGCTACCTTCTACGGGAATTTCCCGAGCGCCAACGACGTCGGTACGGCGGCGCTGGGGTTCCCGCCGGTCGCCATGGGGGATCTGGCCTTGGGCAATGGGCTCATGCCGAGGGCACTCGGTATGGGCGGCGCCCCCCTGGTTGTGCAAACTGCGGTCAAGCCGGTTGATTCCGGCAGCAAGGGGAGCGAGGATCTCTCATCGCCGTCCGAACCAATGCCGTACTCGTTCGAGGGGATTGTGAGGGGGAGGAGGACCGGCGGCGGCGTGGAGAAGGTGGTGGAGAGGAGGCAGAGGAGGATGATCAAGAACAGGGAGTCCGCCGCCAGGTCCCGCGCCCGCAAGCAG GCTTATACAATGGAGTTGGAGGCTGAGGTTCAGAAGCTCAAGGATCTGAACGAGGAACTGGTGAAGAAACAG ACCGAGATACTGAAAATGCAGAAAAGAGAG GCCCCTGAAATGAAGGACCAGTTTGGACGGAAGAAGAGGCAGTGCTTGCGAAGAACGCTGACCGGGCCCTGGTga